From one uncultured Methanobrevibacter sp. genomic stretch:
- a CDS encoding 30S ribosomal protein S9, with the protein MVKVIHTSGKRKTAIARGTVKEGTGKVRINRIPLELYSPELANLKLQEPLTLAGDLANEVDINIHVIGGGVMGQAEAARMVIAKGLVQWSQDMDLKEKFIQYDRTMLVGDPRRSEPKKYGGPGARARKQKSYR; encoded by the coding sequence ATGGTTAAAGTTATTCATACAAGTGGAAAACGTAAAACAGCTATCGCAAGAGGAACTGTTAAAGAAGGAACTGGTAAAGTTAGAATTAACAGAATTCCTTTAGAACTCTATTCCCCTGAACTTGCTAACTTAAAATTACAAGAACCATTAACTTTAGCTGGAGACTTAGCTAATGAAGTGGATATCAATATCCATGTTATTGGTGGAGGAGTAATGGGTCAAGCTGAAGCTGCACGTATGGTAATTGCAAAAGGACTCGTACAATGGTCACAAGATATGGATTTAAAAGAAAAATTCATTCAATATGACAGAACCATGTTAGTAGGTGACCCAAGACGTTCTGAACCTAAAAAATACGGT